In Desulfosalsimonas propionicica, one DNA window encodes the following:
- a CDS encoding SagB/ThcOx family dehydrogenase: MMIKFDIMEKPTKDYKYFLKDTIRLQVDFSQTAQSRGLAPPPLQKPCAAEAEKISLPPARDWQTIQPVSVVDAIARRQSRRAATKGDMPLSELSFLLWATQGIRQQAGPYNALRTVPSAGCRHSFETYIAAFRVEGLEKAIYRYLPLSHELVKEKAPENLEQTMTRMAMGQSFAGKSAATFIWTTIPARMEWRYAEASYKVIALDAGHVCQNLYLACEAAGSGTCAIAAYDQAYCDKILGIDGQQEFTIYMAPVSKIT; the protein is encoded by the coding sequence ATGATGATTAAGTTTGATATTATGGAAAAACCAACCAAGGATTACAAATATTTTTTAAAAGACACCATCCGTCTGCAGGTGGATTTTTCACAAACCGCCCAATCCAGGGGGCTTGCGCCTCCGCCGCTGCAAAAGCCATGCGCGGCGGAGGCCGAAAAAATCTCCCTGCCTCCGGCCCGGGACTGGCAAACCATTCAGCCGGTTTCCGTGGTGGATGCCATTGCCCGCAGGCAATCACGCAGGGCTGCTACCAAAGGCGACATGCCGCTTTCTGAGCTGTCATTTCTGCTGTGGGCCACCCAGGGTATCCGGCAGCAGGCCGGGCCCTATAACGCCCTGCGCACTGTGCCTTCAGCCGGGTGCAGGCACTCCTTTGAAACCTATATTGCAGCCTTCCGGGTGGAAGGGCTGGAAAAGGCCATTTACCGGTACCTGCCCCTGAGCCATGAACTTGTCAAAGAAAAAGCACCCGAAAATCTGGAACAAACCATGACCCGCATGGCCATGGGCCAATCCTTTGCCGGAAAAAGCGCGGCCACGTTCATCTGGACCACCATTCCGGCCCGCATGGAATGGCGCTACGCCGAGGCCTCCTACAAGGTCATTGCCCTGGATGCCGGCCACGTCTGCCAGAACCTGTATCTGGCCTGCGAAGCCGCGGGCTCCGGCACCTGCGCCATTGCCGCCTATGACCAGGCGTATTGCGACAAAATCCTGGGCATCGACGGACAACAGGAGTTCACCATCTACATGGCGCCTGTGAGCAAAATCACATAA
- a CDS encoding DUF2284 domain-containing protein, which yields MEKLTTTKQKLDDLLSAARDMGATDAVVLAPESIVVEDSLAEKCTRPKCINYGLSKSCPPNVGGPGAMRKRLETVDFAIFFKIEVPSAILYSGQGRELFQLLHETAAGIEQRAVALGFANARGYAGNSCKKVFCRDFLECRVIGENGQCRNPDRARESMSGFGINVTKLYEAAGWPFKGVVHENGAEVIGMSSLCGLVLL from the coding sequence ATGGAGAAATTGACGACAACCAAGCAAAAGCTCGATGATCTGCTTTCTGCGGCAAGGGATATGGGCGCAACCGATGCGGTGGTGCTTGCCCCGGAAAGCATTGTGGTGGAAGACAGTTTGGCGGAAAAATGCACTCGGCCCAAGTGCATCAATTACGGGCTTTCCAAAAGCTGCCCCCCGAATGTGGGCGGACCCGGAGCCATGCGCAAACGGCTGGAGACAGTGGATTTCGCGATTTTTTTCAAAATCGAGGTCCCGTCCGCGATCCTGTATTCCGGTCAGGGCCGGGAGCTGTTTCAGCTCCTGCATGAAACCGCGGCCGGCATTGAACAGAGAGCCGTTGCACTCGGGTTTGCAAACGCCCGGGGCTATGCCGGAAATTCCTGTAAAAAGGTGTTTTGCCGTGATTTTCTGGAATGCCGGGTTATCGGTGAAAACGGGCAATGCCGGAACCCGGACCGGGCCAGAGAGTCCATGTCCGGGTTCGGCATCAACGTAACAAAACTTTATGAGGCGGCCGGATGGCCGTTTAAGGGTGTTGTCCATGAAAACGGCGCCGAGGTCATCGGCATGTCCAGCCTCTGCGGCCTGGTGCTGCTGTAA